In Candidatus Syntrophoarchaeum caldarius, the following are encoded in one genomic region:
- a CDS encoding ferredoxin — protein sequence MVRIHPPLLLRGDEVLILVNRYKCGYCGTCVGVCPSNALDLIELWLEIDQDSCSDCRSCVDVCPVGALAMEVE from the coding sequence ATGGTTCGAATCCATCCCCCGCTATTGCTCAGGGGTGATGAGGTTTTGATTCTTGTAAACAGATATAAATGTGGCTATTGTGGAACATGCGTTGGCGTCTGTCCGTCAAACGCACTCGATCTTATTGAGTTGTGGCTTGAGATCGATCAGGATAGCTGTTCAGATTGCAGGTCATGTGTCGATGTCTGTCCTGTCGGTGCTCTCGCGATGGAGGTTGAATGA
- a CDS encoding Hydroxymethylglutaryl-CoA reductase, class II and archaeal class I has product MEKNSRISGFFKKNPEERLEIVKAFADLSDEETSAIAGSGATITDLDRMVENVIGYLEMPLGVGLNFRINDKDYLIPMAIEEASVIAAASNAAKMAREGGGFTTSSSDPVMIGQIQLVGIKDPFAARFEVLKAQKRIIEHANAQDPMLVKMGGGAKDLEVRVIEDGRESMLVVHLLVDCRDAMGANAVNTMAESVSPILEEITGGEAILKIISNLADRRVAMAGAIFPKNVIGGEEVVDRIIDAYRLAKLDPYRAATHNKGIMNGVSAVVLATGNDTRAIEAGAHAYAARNGNYQPLTRWEKTENGDLAGTIEMPVAVGLVGGATRTHPVARASIRMLGVKTASELSEVIAAVGLAQNFAALRALATEGIQRGHMKLHAKNIAIAAGATGDQIDKVAEIMIKEGAIRMDRAREIMQAL; this is encoded by the coding sequence GTGGAGAAAAACTCAAGGATCTCAGGTTTTTTCAAGAAAAATCCCGAAGAGCGGCTTGAAATCGTGAAAGCTTTCGCCGATCTCTCTGACGAAGAAACATCAGCGATTGCTGGCAGCGGTGCAACGATTACGGATCTCGATCGGATGGTTGAGAATGTGATCGGCTATCTGGAGATGCCGCTCGGGGTGGGACTGAACTTCAGGATAAATGATAAGGATTACCTCATCCCCATGGCGATAGAAGAAGCTTCTGTTATTGCAGCAGCGAGCAACGCGGCAAAGATGGCGCGAGAGGGGGGCGGATTCACGACAAGTTCGAGTGATCCAGTAATGATTGGTCAGATACAGCTTGTTGGTATCAAAGATCCTTTTGCTGCAAGGTTTGAGGTACTTAAGGCACAGAAGAGAATTATAGAGCACGCAAATGCACAGGATCCAATGCTTGTTAAGATGGGGGGTGGTGCAAAGGATCTTGAGGTACGCGTCATCGAGGATGGCAGAGAGTCGATGCTTGTAGTACATCTGCTGGTCGATTGTCGCGATGCAATGGGTGCAAATGCTGTTAACACAATGGCAGAGAGTGTTTCCCCAATTCTTGAGGAGATTACAGGTGGAGAAGCGATTTTGAAGATTATTTCAAATCTTGCAGATAGAAGGGTTGCGATGGCTGGGGCGATCTTTCCCAAAAATGTGATCGGGGGGGAAGAGGTCGTTGATCGGATCATCGATGCCTACAGGCTTGCAAAGCTTGATCCCTATCGGGCGGCAACCCATAACAAAGGGATAATGAACGGCGTCAGCGCGGTTGTGCTTGCAACAGGAAACGATACACGGGCGATCGAGGCAGGTGCACATGCGTATGCTGCCAGAAACGGTAACTACCAGCCACTTACAAGATGGGAAAAGACCGAGAACGGAGATCTTGCTGGTACAATCGAGATGCCTGTCGCGGTGGGACTTGTGGGTGGTGCAACGAGAACACATCCTGTAGCAAGGGCTTCGATCAGGATGCTTGGTGTTAAAACCGCGTCAGAGCTTTCTGAGGTGATCGCTGCAGTAGGGCTTGCCCAGAATTTTGCAGCACTGAGAGCGCTTGCAACCGAGGGGATACAGCGTGGACATATGAAACTTCATGCAAAGAATATCGCGATTGCAGCGGGTGCAACAGGCGATCAGATCGATAAGGTCGCGGAGATCATGATTAAAGAAGGAGCAATTCGTATGGATCGAGCCAGGGAGATTATGCAGGCGCTCTGA
- a CDS encoding geranylgeranyl reductase family protein, giving the protein MMEFKDKYDLIVVGAGPGGSMAAKTAAEAGLEVLMIEKRQEIGTPVRCAEGVGTKELARYVTLDDRWIACEIEAAKIYAPNGSHLKIASASKSGCILERKIFDRVLAQNAVRAGADVVVKCRASGLLFDNGRIAGVEVVHLGEHHSIKSDIVVGADGIESKVGRWGGIDTCLGLEDIVTCAQYLITGIELDGFFTEFYLGNEIAPGGYAWVFPKGEQMANVGIGLNSTMMGDLRPIDYLNRFVKSRFPEGKILEVVLGGVAVCGPIKQTVADGLMLVGDAARQSDPLTGGGIINAMNAGVIAGEVAADAISRGDTSASGLDEYEVRWREEIGKKLSKMLRTKNVLLKLSDAELNRIAASLDGEDIEGLSSTEFIIRIIRKNPLILKDLVGIL; this is encoded by the coding sequence ATGATGGAATTTAAGGATAAATATGACCTCATAGTTGTTGGCGCAGGTCCAGGGGGATCGATGGCGGCAAAGACTGCTGCAGAAGCAGGACTTGAAGTTCTCATGATCGAGAAGCGACAGGAGATCGGGACGCCTGTTAGATGTGCGGAAGGGGTTGGTACAAAAGAGCTGGCTCGCTATGTAACCCTGGATGATCGCTGGATAGCATGTGAAATTGAGGCTGCAAAGATATATGCGCCAAACGGGTCTCACCTCAAGATCGCAAGTGCCAGTAAAAGCGGATGCATCCTTGAGCGTAAGATATTTGATCGTGTACTTGCACAGAATGCGGTTAGAGCTGGTGCCGATGTGGTTGTCAAGTGTCGGGCATCAGGGCTTCTGTTTGATAATGGTAGGATTGCTGGTGTCGAGGTTGTCCATCTTGGTGAACATCACAGTATAAAATCTGATATTGTGGTCGGTGCAGATGGGATTGAGTCGAAGGTTGGAAGGTGGGGTGGAATTGATACCTGCCTCGGACTGGAGGATATTGTAACATGCGCCCAGTATTTAATCACAGGGATTGAGCTTGATGGCTTCTTCACCGAGTTCTATCTTGGGAATGAGATTGCCCCAGGCGGCTATGCGTGGGTCTTTCCCAAGGGTGAGCAGATGGCAAACGTCGGCATAGGGCTCAATAGCACGATGATGGGCGATCTCAGGCCGATCGATTACCTCAACCGATTCGTAAAATCCAGGTTTCCTGAGGGAAAGATCCTTGAGGTTGTTCTTGGCGGTGTTGCAGTTTGTGGACCGATCAAACAGACAGTTGCAGATGGTTTGATGCTTGTCGGCGATGCTGCGAGACAGAGCGATCCATTGACAGGGGGTGGAATTATCAACGCAATGAATGCAGGGGTCATCGCAGGTGAGGTTGCAGCAGATGCCATATCGCGTGGTGATACATCTGCCAGCGGGCTTGATGAGTATGAGGTGCGATGGCGCGAAGAGATCGGCAAGAAACTCAGTAAGATGCTCAGGACAAAGAATGTTTTATTAAAACTGAGTGATGCTGAGCTTAACAGAATCGCAGCCTCGCTTGATGGGGAAGATATCGAGGGGTTAAGCAGCACCGAGTTCATAATCAGGATCATCAGGAAGAATCCATTGATACTGAAAGATCTTGTTGGAATACTGTAG